The window CGATTTCGGCTCGGCATTCGCAGATGTGTTCGACGATCTCTTTGGCGACATGATGGGCCGCCGTGGCGGCGGCGGTGGCCGCAGCCGCGCGCAACGCGGGCAGGACCTGCGCTATAACCTGCGCGTCACGCTGGAAGAGGCCTATGAGGGCCTGCTGAAAAAGATCTCGGTGCCCGGATCGGTCGCCTGCGAGGAATGCAACGGCACCGGCGCCGAGGGCGCGACCGAACCGGCGACCTGTCCGACCTGTTCGGGCATGGGCAAGGTCCGTGCGCAGCAAGGCTTTTTCACGGTCGAGCGGACCTGCCCGACCTGTGGCGGTCAGGGTCAGATCGTCAAGAACCCCTGTAAATCCTGCGCGGGGGCTGGCCGGATCGAACGCGAACGCGCGCTTTCCGTGAATATCCCTGCGGGCGTCGAAACCGGCACCCGCATCCGCCTGGCTGGCGAGGGCGAGGCCGGGATGCGCGGCGGGCCGGCGGGTGATCTCTACATCTTCATCGAGGTGCAGGAACACGCGATCTTTCTGCGCGACGGCAAGGTGCTGGCCTGTCAGGTGCCGGTCAGCATGACCACCGCCACCCTCGGCGGCGAGGTCGAGGTGCCGACAATCGACGGCGGCCGTTCACGCGTCAAGGTTCCAGCGGGCAGTCAGTCGGGGCGTCAGATGCGCCTGCGCAGCAAGGGCATGCCGCCGCTGCGTCACGGCGCTGGCGCTCATGGCGAACCGGGCGACATGCTGATCGAACTGGTCGTCGAGACGCCGGTCAACCTGACCGCGCGGCAAAAGGAACTGCTGCGCGAATTCGATAGCGTAAAGGCCGACAACAGCCCGCAATCGGATAACTTCTTCAAGAAGGTCAAGGGCTTCTGGGACGACATGACGCGGCAATGATGCGCCGCCTGCGGGCGGTCATCCCTGTGCCTTGACCCCCGCCAGCGCCTGAACCTCGGCCCAGACCCCGTCATCCACCGGCACCCCGTCCAGCAGGTTCTCCCCGCGCGTGCGCATCGTATTCTGCCCCGGATAGGTGACGCCACGCCCGGCCTCTGCCGGGGTTGAACTGGCCAGATGCGCGCTCATCCCGGCGATCACCTCTTGCAGATGCGCGGCGCTGCCCAATCGCTCGGGATCGAAGGCGATGAAGATCTGCGAACAGCCGGTGCAGCTGCCTGCACCCACCTTGTCGATGCCATCGGTGGCCAGCCCTTCGGACAGGATCGCCGCCAGCACATCCAGCAGAATCGCCAGGCCCGAGCCCTTCCACATACCGGTGGGCAGGATACGTCGGGTCGCCTCGATGGCGGCGGGGTCGCTGGTCAACTCGCCCGTCTCGTCAAAGCCGCCGGGATAGGGCAATTGCCGCCCCGCCTGCCGCGTTACCTCAAGCTTGCCATAGGAATATTGCGACATCGCCATATCCAGCACCACCGGGGTGCCGCCGGCGCCCGGCACCGCGATGACCAGAGGATTGTTGCCCACCCTCGCATCGGTGCCGCCCCAGGCTGGCATGACCGATTCCGTGTTGGTCCAGGCGATCAGCGCCCGCCCGGCCTCGGCTGCGCGCCAGCCATAGGCGCCGCCGCGCATCCAATGCGTCGTGTTGCGCAGGGCGACGATGCCGCAACCCTGATCGGCGGCGATTTCGATGGCGCGGTCGGTCGCGGACAGCGCGTTCAGAACGCCCGGCCCCCGCTGCCCGTCCCAGATCTCGATCGGCCCGACACTGCGGACCAGCGCAGGTTCGGCCTCTGCGTCGATCCAGCCCGTGTTCAGATATTCGACAAAGCGCGAAACCCGGTTCAGCCCATGCGAGGGCACCCCATCGCGGCTTGATTCGGCGTGCACGCGGGCACAGAGGCGCGCCTTTTCAGGTGACAGGCCCGCCCCAAGGAAGGCCTGCTCTATGCAGCCGGCCAGCGTCTCGAAATCCACTCGTGCCATGTCAAACCTCCTACATATCGGCGGCATTGAACGTCTTTTCCTGGACAGAGGGAACCGCGATTAACCGAATTTTGACGCGTCTGGTGCAAATATTCCGGCATGGACCTGACACACGCCTTTGCCGAAGCACCCTTGCCGCTTTTTGCGCTGGCGCCTGATGATGTCGGGCCGGTTCAGGGCCAGGAACCTGATCGGGCGCAAGCACCGAACCGCGACAAATCGTCGCCCTCTTGCCCGGCTGATCATCGTTTCCGCCTGCGAAATCGCCTTTTGCAATGTGGTGCTGCGGCAGTATCGGATGACGAACTTCTGGAACTGATCCTGTTTCGCGCCATGCCCCGTCTGGACCCGCAACCGCTGGCGCAGCGGTTGCTGGACATGTTTGGGGATTTCAACCGCGTCATCTCGGCCTCTACCGCGCGGTTGGGGCAGGTTCCGGGCGTTGGTCCGGCCGTGATCACCGAATTGAAGATTGTCGAGGCATCGGCGCAGCGGCTGGCGCGCGCACGCGTTCTGAACCGCCCGGTTATGTCGGGATGGCAGGCGCTTTTGGATTATTGCCACACCACCATGGCCCATGCCGAGACGGAACAGTTCCACGTGCTGTTCCTTGACCGCAAAAACTGCCTGATCACCGATGAAAAGCAGGCGCAGGGCACGGTCGATCATGTGCCGGTCTATCCCCGCGAGATCATGCGCCGGGCGTTGGAACTGAACGCCTCGGCCATCATCCTTGTGCACAATCACCCCTCGGGCGATCCGACCCCGTCCGAGGCAGACATTGCGATGACCCACCAGATCGCGCGCGCCGCCGACAGCCTGTCGATCACGCTGCACGATCACATCGTCATCGGCAAATCATGTGAAATCAGCTTTCGCAGCGAAGGCCTGATCTGACGGCGCGCGGCGGCGATTCGCGCGGCCCGCATGCCACCCATTTGACCCACATCACAATTTCATTGAATGCGCGGGCAGGGCCTCTGGCTTTGTCTCATTGGGCTTGCAGGGTTGG is drawn from Paracoccus tegillarcae and contains these coding sequences:
- the dnaJ gene encoding molecular chaperone DnaJ, which codes for MAKRDYYEVLGVARGASGDEIKKAYRQKAKELHPDRNQDDNTCEARFKEVNEAYDCLKDGQRKAAYDRFGHAAFENGGFGGGRGQQSGDFGSAFADVFDDLFGDMMGRRGGGGGRSRAQRGQDLRYNLRVTLEEAYEGLLKKISVPGSVACEECNGTGAEGATEPATCPTCSGMGKVRAQQGFFTVERTCPTCGGQGQIVKNPCKSCAGAGRIERERALSVNIPAGVETGTRIRLAGEGEAGMRGGPAGDLYIFIEVQEHAIFLRDGKVLACQVPVSMTTATLGGEVEVPTIDGGRSRVKVPAGSQSGRQMRLRSKGMPPLRHGAGAHGEPGDMLIELVVETPVNLTARQKELLREFDSVKADNSPQSDNFFKKVKGFWDDMTRQ
- the yiaK gene encoding 3-dehydro-L-gulonate 2-dehydrogenase → MARVDFETLAGCIEQAFLGAGLSPEKARLCARVHAESSRDGVPSHGLNRVSRFVEYLNTGWIDAEAEPALVRSVGPIEIWDGQRGPGVLNALSATDRAIEIAADQGCGIVALRNTTHWMRGGAYGWRAAEAGRALIAWTNTESVMPAWGGTDARVGNNPLVIAVPGAGGTPVVLDMAMSQYSYGKLEVTRQAGRQLPYPGGFDETGELTSDPAAIEATRRILPTGMWKGSGLAILLDVLAAILSEGLATDGIDKVGAGSCTGCSQIFIAFDPERLGSAAHLQEVIAGMSAHLASSTPAEAGRGVTYPGQNTMRTRGENLLDGVPVDDGVWAEVQALAGVKAQG
- the radC gene encoding RadC family protein, encoding MDLTHAFAEAPLPLFALAPDDVGPVQGQEPDRAQAPNRDKSSPSCPADHRFRLRNRLLQCGAAAVSDDELLELILFRAMPRLDPQPLAQRLLDMFGDFNRVISASTARLGQVPGVGPAVITELKIVEASAQRLARARVLNRPVMSGWQALLDYCHTTMAHAETEQFHVLFLDRKNCLITDEKQAQGTVDHVPVYPREIMRRALELNASAIILVHNHPSGDPTPSEADIAMTHQIARAADSLSITLHDHIVIGKSCEISFRSEGLI